In Nostoc sp. UHCC 0926, a single genomic region encodes these proteins:
- the ppc gene encoding phosphoenolpyruvate carboxylase: MGSLLYSSSQTADIYPVSELFLRHRLQVVEELWESVLRQECGQNMVDLLRQLRDLCSPEGQARNDQASSAVKLIEQLNINEAIRAARAFALYFQLINIIEQEYEQRQQLSRYEAETEAIAPETASNVNYSSNQREDDAPVSRGIAAELLRKSYLEKAPVKPKGTFAALFPYLFKLNVPPQQIQRLIAHLDVRLVFTAHPTEIVRHTIRDKQRQVVQLLQKLDTLENHSGSTPGAYPWEAADVREQLLEEIRLWWRTDELHQFKPTVLDEVDYALHYFQEVLFDGIPQLYKRFKHTLSNTFPWLEPPSKNFCSFGSWVGSDRDGNPSVTPEITWQTACYQRKMVLGRYIQSVKNLIELLSVSMHWSDVLPDLLESLELEQSQLSEVYDALALRYRQEPYRLKLAYVLKRLENTRDRNLALYNRETPKNQDSPLYLSGADFLAELRMIQRNLTETGLSCRELENLVCQVEIFGFNLTELDIRQESSRHADALDEILEYLQLLSQPYNELSEEQRVAWLTGELQTRRPLIPAELPFSEKTNDVIETFRVVRSLQQEFGINICQTYIISMCRDVSDVLEVLLLAKEARLFDPAIAVGTIQVVPLFETVEDLQRSRSVMQKLFELPLYRALLAGGYEQTKAEDADENSSSPAPPASSSPLPSNLQEVMLGYSDSNKDSGFLSSNWEIHKAQKSLQEIAENYDLSLRIFHGRGGSVGRGGGPAYEAILAQPGHSINGRIKITEQGEVLASKYSLLDLALYHMETITTAVIQASLLRTGFDDIEPWNEIMEELAARSRQHYRALIYEQPDFVDFFHQVTPIEEISQLQISSRPARRPSGKKDLSSLRAIPWVFSWTQTRFLLPSWYGVGTAVQNFLNEEPEEHLKLLRYFYVKWPFFKMVISKAEMTLAKVDMQMAHHYVQELSKPEDQVRFAKVFEQIASEFYLTRDLVLKITDHNRLLDGDPVLQRSVQLRNGTIVPLGFIQVSLLKRLRQSLNTTATSGIIHSRYSKGELLRGALLTINGIAAGMRNTG, encoded by the coding sequence ATGGGTTCCCTTTTATACTCTTCGTCTCAAACTGCGGATATATACCCGGTGTCGGAATTATTTTTGCGTCATCGTCTCCAGGTAGTGGAAGAATTGTGGGAGTCAGTTCTCCGGCAAGAATGCGGTCAAAACATGGTAGACTTGTTGCGCCAGTTGCGCGATTTATGTTCACCAGAAGGACAAGCAAGAAATGACCAAGCATCCTCAGCCGTAAAATTGATTGAACAACTAAATATCAACGAAGCAATCCGCGCAGCTCGTGCTTTCGCTCTGTATTTTCAGTTGATTAACATCATAGAGCAGGAATATGAACAACGGCAGCAATTGAGTCGCTATGAGGCAGAAACAGAGGCTATAGCGCCGGAAACAGCATCAAATGTTAACTATTCCTCCAATCAAAGAGAAGATGACGCGCCTGTTAGCAGGGGAATAGCAGCAGAGTTACTGAGAAAGAGTTATCTAGAAAAAGCGCCAGTCAAACCAAAAGGTACTTTCGCTGCCTTGTTTCCCTATTTATTCAAACTGAATGTACCACCCCAGCAAATTCAACGTCTAATTGCACATCTGGATGTGCGCTTAGTTTTCACAGCGCACCCGACAGAAATTGTTCGTCATACTATCCGAGATAAGCAGCGACAGGTGGTACAACTATTACAAAAACTGGATACCTTGGAAAACCACTCTGGTAGCACACCAGGAGCATATCCTTGGGAAGCAGCAGATGTGCGCGAACAATTGCTCGAAGAAATTCGGCTGTGGTGGCGCACAGACGAACTTCACCAGTTCAAACCCACTGTGCTGGATGAAGTAGATTATGCCCTACACTACTTCCAAGAAGTTTTATTTGATGGCATTCCCCAACTGTATAAACGTTTCAAACACACCCTATCCAATACCTTTCCTTGGCTAGAACCACCGAGTAAAAACTTTTGCTCTTTCGGCTCCTGGGTAGGCTCAGACAGGGATGGGAACCCATCAGTCACACCAGAAATTACCTGGCAGACAGCTTGCTATCAGCGCAAAATGGTGCTGGGGAGATATATTCAGTCAGTGAAAAATCTGATTGAATTGTTGAGTGTGTCGATGCACTGGAGTGATGTATTACCAGATTTGCTGGAATCTCTAGAGTTGGAGCAGTCCCAGTTGAGTGAGGTATACGATGCACTGGCGCTGCGTTATCGACAAGAACCGTATCGGCTGAAACTGGCTTATGTATTGAAACGGCTAGAAAATACTCGCGATCGCAATCTAGCTTTGTATAATCGGGAAACGCCAAAAAATCAAGATAGTCCCCTGTATCTTTCGGGAGCCGATTTTTTAGCAGAACTGCGAATGATTCAGCGCAACTTGACAGAAACCGGCTTAAGCTGTCGAGAATTAGAAAATCTGGTCTGTCAGGTAGAAATTTTTGGTTTTAACTTGACAGAGCTAGATATCCGCCAAGAATCATCCCGCCACGCTGATGCGCTCGATGAGATACTGGAATACCTGCAACTATTATCTCAACCTTACAACGAACTATCTGAGGAGCAAAGAGTCGCTTGGCTCACAGGAGAACTGCAAACCCGGCGGCCGTTAATTCCGGCAGAATTGCCATTTTCTGAAAAAACCAACGATGTAATTGAAACCTTTCGCGTTGTGCGATCGCTGCAACAAGAATTTGGTATCAACATCTGCCAAACTTACATTATCAGCATGTGCCGCGACGTGAGCGACGTGCTGGAAGTACTACTGTTAGCCAAAGAAGCCAGACTTTTTGACCCCGCCATTGCTGTGGGAACTATTCAAGTTGTCCCCCTATTTGAGACAGTAGAAGATTTACAACGCTCCAGAAGCGTCATGCAGAAACTGTTTGAACTCCCGTTATATCGGGCCTTGTTAGCCGGCGGCTACGAACAGACAAAAGCAGAAGATGCCGATGAAAATTCATCCTCTCCTGCCCCCCCTGCCTCTTCCTCCCCCCTCCCCTCTAACTTGCAAGAAGTGATGCTGGGGTATTCTGACAGCAACAAAGACTCTGGTTTTTTAAGCAGCAACTGGGAAATTCATAAAGCTCAAAAATCACTGCAAGAAATAGCAGAAAATTATGATCTAAGTTTGCGGATTTTCCACGGACGCGGCGGTTCTGTGGGACGGGGTGGGGGCCCTGCTTACGAGGCGATTTTGGCTCAACCAGGTCATAGTATCAATGGGCGAATCAAAATTACCGAACAAGGAGAAGTTTTGGCTTCCAAATACTCCTTGTTGGACTTGGCTTTGTACCACATGGAAACCATCACCACTGCCGTGATTCAAGCTAGCCTGCTGCGGACAGGGTTTGATGATATTGAACCCTGGAATGAGATTATGGAAGAATTAGCAGCGCGATCGCGTCAACATTATCGGGCCCTAATCTACGAACAGCCTGATTTTGTTGACTTCTTCCACCAAGTAACCCCCATTGAAGAAATTAGCCAGCTACAAATTAGTTCCCGTCCAGCCCGGCGTCCATCTGGTAAGAAAGATTTAAGTAGTCTGCGAGCTATTCCTTGGGTATTTAGCTGGACACAAACTCGCTTTTTGCTGCCTTCCTGGTACGGCGTTGGCACAGCTGTGCAAAACTTCTTGAACGAAGAACCAGAAGAACACTTGAAATTGCTACGTTACTTTTACGTTAAGTGGCCCTTTTTCAAGATGGTGATTTCTAAGGCCGAGATGACCTTGGCAAAAGTAGACATGCAAATGGCACACCACTACGTCCAAGAATTGTCAAAACCAGAAGATCAGGTTCGTTTTGCCAAGGTTTTTGAGCAAATTGCTAGCGAGTTCTATCTTACAAGGGATTTGGTGTTAAAAATCACCGACCACAATCGACTGTTAGATGGTGATCCTGTCTTGCAACGATCTGTGCAGTTACGCAATGGCACAATTGTCCCCTTGGGATTTATCCAAGTTTCCCTACTCAAGCGCCTACGGCAGTCCCTAAATACTACGGCTACTTCTGGAATCATCCACTCTCGTTACAGCAAAGGCGAGTTACTGCGAGGAGCATTGTTAACTATTAATGGGATTGCAGCCGGGATGAGAAATACAGGTTGA
- a CDS encoding DUF1574 family protein: protein MKTVLPDRQQSLVQWVSQATGINTFGVKVRLRGNDLHILCEGTECPQRWRTLSDLLQALQQTNLDILTSNEQPSIYQVFVYGRRKGEQRPKWCHRVYLNQIEKHLEQVQQALLVDSEKSKQSGGALIVSNESLARQGNPEAIARYLSETLSVLGVSVQVKIKPYNSKNSQPEENRLWIFCQSSYSPDASLLAEPIAQKLRYLKLSGYQDAIIVSQVSGETAPDWLLRVDLTPPEVMLKEWARWGDVQAIARLLTEVLSSLKVAVQTSVKESTLHIFCTPAFDPLGTAPIPDKVVCLEAILPQLEAIAPQGILAATVYGQKAGDNQPTWIDWLALPAAKHPVFATSPLDLANTGDQPAIIFLLERLLNPDLDWRLLTGGIRVLLLNKNDLLHIMCDAPVCPGRQQVANKVTQFIRQLKIPGIMGVRVYGRRAGNKEPFWNYGVDLEHRQRLVPEATPEFAATSKYVNDLVTSETSEPILRPNLTTEEVQSFVTEVARDWIVAASARAKKFLLKSQLFTESQQSAEQKPDVQGLKIALVWGTLGLLLTLQTDWVLGQIIAWTTPTPKVASVLPSSSSGQKASLISGTTQSQKPTFFPSTSKIKSPPNQSSVFNASEFTQSDDPPGKNLAAAPLKEKATATAILLAARSQMPSFNVRQLDEQLALYKQRLARTGSPPNVLIIGSSRALRGIDPAALSKALATQGYPNLDVFNFGINGATAQVVDFVIRHVLEPSELPKIIIWADGARAFNGGREDITFKSIAASAGYKQAFQKAPTTANSNDSPKNQVSSREQKIKEEKQEISTYEAVNHSLNQALASLSASYQNRDQIKSLLQKQLLILGRNQTVTSQKQLTDGTSDESTSQQAVDFDGFLPLSIRFNPARYYQKHSRVPGNYDNDYKSFQVEGEQDAAFQEVLQFTQSQKISLVFVNMPLTEDYLDPVRTQYEQEFQQYMSHLATNPNFIYRDLSQQWSKTNDYFSDPSHLNRFGAYEVSKKLANDPMIPWPAK, encoded by the coding sequence ATGAAAACAGTATTACCAGATCGCCAGCAATCCTTAGTGCAATGGGTAAGCCAAGCAACAGGGATCAACACTTTCGGGGTGAAAGTCCGATTACGGGGAAATGACCTTCATATTCTTTGTGAAGGTACAGAATGTCCCCAGCGTTGGCGTACTTTGTCTGATTTGCTGCAAGCACTACAGCAAACAAACTTAGATATCCTCACAAGCAACGAACAACCCTCAATATATCAAGTATTTGTCTATGGCCGGAGAAAAGGGGAGCAGCGCCCCAAATGGTGCCATCGGGTTTACTTGAATCAAATAGAAAAGCATCTGGAGCAGGTGCAGCAAGCACTGCTAGTAGACTCGGAAAAATCAAAACAATCGGGTGGGGCGCTGATTGTCTCTAACGAAAGTTTGGCACGCCAAGGTAACCCAGAAGCCATTGCTCGGTATCTTAGTGAAACTTTAAGTGTATTAGGCGTATCAGTACAGGTAAAGATTAAGCCATATAACTCAAAGAACTCTCAGCCGGAAGAAAATCGCCTATGGATATTTTGCCAGTCGAGCTATAGCCCTGATGCATCGTTGCTTGCTGAACCAATAGCGCAGAAGTTGCGTTATCTCAAGCTTTCCGGCTACCAAGATGCAATAATTGTTTCCCAGGTGAGCGGTGAAACAGCCCCTGATTGGCTGCTGCGAGTGGATTTGACGCCACCAGAGGTGATGCTTAAGGAGTGGGCGCGTTGGGGGGATGTCCAAGCGATCGCTCGATTATTAACTGAGGTATTGTCAAGCTTAAAAGTTGCTGTCCAAACTTCTGTTAAAGAATCAACCCTACATATCTTTTGTACCCCAGCTTTTGATCCCTTAGGAACTGCTCCAATCCCCGACAAGGTAGTGTGCTTAGAGGCGATTTTACCTCAGCTAGAAGCGATCGCTCCCCAAGGCATTCTCGCCGCCACCGTATACGGACAAAAAGCAGGCGACAATCAACCCACTTGGATTGATTGGCTGGCTTTACCTGCTGCAAAGCATCCCGTCTTTGCCACATCGCCGCTAGATTTGGCAAATACTGGCGATCAACCAGCGATCATTTTTTTACTAGAACGTTTACTCAATCCTGACCTGGATTGGCGGCTATTGACAGGTGGAATTCGCGTCCTCCTGCTGAACAAAAATGATTTATTGCACATCATGTGTGATGCACCTGTTTGTCCAGGGCGTCAACAAGTAGCAAACAAAGTTACGCAGTTTATCCGCCAGTTAAAAATTCCCGGTATTATGGGGGTACGTGTCTACGGTCGCCGGGCTGGGAATAAAGAACCTTTTTGGAACTATGGCGTTGATCTTGAGCATCGCCAACGTTTAGTCCCAGAAGCAACCCCAGAATTTGCTGCTACTTCTAAATATGTTAACGATCTGGTAACCTCTGAGACTAGTGAACCAATTTTGCGCCCCAACTTAACCACAGAAGAAGTTCAAAGTTTTGTTACAGAAGTAGCGCGAGATTGGATAGTAGCGGCGAGTGCAAGAGCGAAAAAATTCCTGTTGAAAAGCCAGCTATTTACCGAAAGCCAGCAGTCAGCCGAACAGAAACCTGATGTTCAAGGACTTAAGATTGCTCTGGTTTGGGGGACACTGGGATTATTACTTACCCTCCAAACTGATTGGGTGTTGGGTCAAATTATTGCCTGGACTACGCCGACGCCAAAAGTCGCCAGTGTCTTGCCTTCATCATCTTCTGGGCAAAAGGCATCTTTGATATCAGGGACAACTCAGAGTCAGAAACCGACATTTTTTCCTAGCACTTCCAAAATAAAATCTCCTCCAAATCAGAGTTCTGTATTTAATGCTTCTGAATTTACTCAAAGTGATGATCCTCCGGGGAAGAATTTGGCAGCCGCACCACTGAAGGAAAAGGCAACCGCAACAGCTATTCTTTTAGCAGCGCGATCGCAGATGCCAAGTTTCAATGTCAGGCAGTTAGACGAGCAACTAGCACTGTATAAACAGCGTTTGGCTAGAACTGGTAGTCCGCCAAATGTGTTGATTATTGGCTCCTCCCGCGCCCTCAGGGGAATAGATCCGGCAGCACTTTCTAAAGCTTTAGCGACTCAGGGCTATCCAAATCTTGACGTGTTTAACTTTGGGATCAACGGTGCTACCGCACAAGTTGTAGACTTTGTGATTCGCCACGTACTGGAACCATCAGAACTGCCTAAAATAATTATCTGGGCAGATGGTGCGCGTGCTTTCAACGGTGGACGTGAGGATATTACCTTTAAATCCATCGCTGCATCAGCTGGTTATAAACAAGCATTTCAAAAAGCGCCAACAACTGCCAATAGCAATGATTCGCCCAAAAATCAGGTAAGTTCGCGAGAACAAAAGATAAAAGAAGAAAAACAGGAGATTAGTACCTATGAAGCTGTCAATCATTCGTTAAATCAGGCTCTAGCATCTCTTTCTGCTAGCTACCAAAACCGCGACCAAATTAAAAGTTTACTGCAAAAACAACTGCTCATCCTTGGTCGCAATCAGACAGTTACATCACAAAAACAGCTAACAGATGGTACTTCAGATGAAAGTACTTCCCAGCAAGCAGTTGATTTTGATGGCTTTCTACCTTTGTCTATTCGTTTCAATCCTGCTAGATACTATCAAAAACATTCTAGAGTTCCCGGAAATTACGACAACGACTATAAATCTTTCCAAGTAGAAGGAGAGCAAGATGCTGCCTTTCAAGAAGTACTTCAGTTTACCCAGTCTCAGAAAATTTCCTTAGTGTTTGTCAACATGCCTCTCACGGAAGATTATTTAGATCCAGTGCGTACACAATATGAGCAAGAATTTCAGC